A segment of the Nitrospira sp. SG-bin1 genome:
TACAAGGAAGCACCTTTCCACGTGGTCAACAATGGACATACCCTGGAGGAAATAGAACCCTTGTCGGAGCTGGTGCAGTCCCGCTACCCCCAACACGGCCTGACGGTGCGGCATTATGATCACGACAGCACGATCATGTTCGACGACGACTTGTACCTCCTCGAACAGTTCCATTTCCATGTGCCCAGCGAACACACGATCGATCAACAACACTTTGCCATGGAACTCCACCTTGTGCACCATAACGAGCGACACGAAGCAGCCGTGGTCGCGGTCCTTATCAGAGAGGGTGCGCACAACCAGTTTTTTGAAACGTTCCTGGCTCATGCGCCATCCCAAATCGGCGAAGTCATTGACGACCAAAAGAATCTCTTTAACCCCAAGGATCTCCTGCCTAAGCGCCGGAGTTACTATCGCTATTTCGGGTCATTCACGACGCCCCCCTGTCATGAGGGCGTCATCTGGGCGGTATTGCACGAACCCATCGAAGTCTCGGCTGAGCAGATCCAGAAGTTCCACAACCTCTTGGGTCACGACAATGCGCGTCCGACTCAACCACTTCATAAGCGCTTCGTCCTGGAATCACAGATTCAGCCCCAACCAGTTTCACGTCAGAAATAAAGGCGGTTAGGGATGAGTCTTGACCTTGATGTCATACCGTTCTCTTGTTGGAAATGTCGGATGACCTGAAACCCGACAATCACCAAGCTATTGAGGAGACGGTAGTTTCACTCGAACAACCACGCATTCTCACGAGTTCTCGCCCGTGCGTTGGATGCGCTAGCATAATCGAACCAGACAATGCCTGCGCCCCAATCAGCAGGGAGGAACGACATGAAGACAATGATTGCGTTGACAACCGTGTTTTCGTCCATGATAACGGCGGCCGTCTTATTCACCGCACCGGGCGCACGAGCCACGGATGAATTCACATCAACAGAGATTAGCGCAGCTGAAACGGAGGCGTTGCTCAACTTCAGAATAGAAGAGCCTGCGGGGCGCCTTTCCTTGGCAGACTGTATCAAGGATCTAAAAAGGATGCGCGAGGAAAGGCTTCTGGATCCGCAATTGCCGGCCCATGACGCGATGGATAAATTCGACCTACTGAATCTCACTGCATGTACGGAAACCGAGGGCACCGTGCCGTTGAGCTATCCATATGTGAAAGGGTTGACACGGAGTACCGTTCTATAAACGGCTGACCCGGCTGCAATGGAAACACCTCGATGACAAACCGCATGATGTCCGCCACCGAATCGAGAACGGTCAACTCGACCGGTTGTTGTGACGCTCTCCGCAAGGGAACACCTAATGCGGCGGCCTCGCTTTCCCATCCGGACCTCATCCACGTTAACAACGGCACAAACGTGGCCGCCCCCCGGCGCGCCGCTTTGCGACGCGCGTTTCCGGTGTTGATCGGGGTCACCGCAATGCACTGTTCATGGGCGGCAATCAAGGCGGCCGTGTCGACCACGAAGACGACTTGAGGTCGTGACTCGCAAGCCGCCTTTTGCCGATTGAGTCGATCCGGATCGATCCAGAAAAACACGCGCGCGTTGATCGTGGCATACCAATCGGACGAATTCATGCCGCATAAGCAACGGTCGAGTGCCGCGGGTGGCATCGGATGTTGATCCCGAATGTGGACGCCCGTGGGCAGGATGGTATGCGTAAGACGTTGAGTCCGTTCCAGCCGATTTTGTTCGGCCCGCGGGAGTCCCGCGGCCCTCATCAACCGACGGGCAGATTGCAACCCATCCCGCTGTATCGAAGGCCAGTTCGCCGCTTCCGCCAGGTGATAGATACAAGTCGGCAGCTTCACGCGTCCTCCGCTTGCGGAAGCACAGCCGCAACCGTTCGATCCAGGCGATACACGCAGCAGTCGTCTAGGCCGAAACAGCGACGTTCGATACACTGGAAGCCCAGCCTCTCATAGAAGCGATGCGATCGAAGGTTACTGGCGAGCGGGTCAACCAGCACAGCTGTTACTGTCGCATCTGCAAAACAACGGGCGAGTGCCAGTTGCATCATTTGTGTCCCGTAACTTTTTCCAAGATCTCGCTCCTCCCCGACCCAGATATCAATCGCTCGAAGAGCAGAGGGCACGTCACCCCAATAGTGGCTCTCCTCGCGCGCCGGATCAATGATTTCGACATAGCCGATCGGACGACTATCGACTTCGGCTATCAGCTGCTCCCGCCAGTCAGGACTCTTGGTCAGTTCTTTCTCCCACTCCCAATCTTCATTGCCCTTGGCCGCGACGATATGCGGCTGGGCATCCCAATGGCGCAACAACACAAGATCGGCAAGGGTTACAGGACGAAGGATTATCCGGTCATCTACGCCTGAACAGTTCCTGTCGCACAATGAAGAGTCGCTCATGTCGATTTCCACCCGTCACAACGACTATTCTATATCGCAGGAGGCGCCCATGAAATACCTGTTGCTGGTCCATCACAACGAAGAAGCTTTCGGCAAGATCCCCGAAGAGAAGCGAAAGGAGATGTTGGCGGAATCGATCCGACTCTGCCATCAGCTCCATGGCAAGGGACAATATATTCATGCATCGCCGCTGCAACCGGAGGCGACCGGAACCATCGTTCGCGTACGAGACGGCAAACCGATCGTCACTGATGGCCCATTCATGGAGACGAAGGAACAGCTTGCGGGCTACTTTTTAGTCGACGTGAAGGATCGAGAAGAGGCGATCAGGATTGCCGAACGAGTGCCCGGCGCTCGGATCGGAACGGTTGAGGCCAGACCGGTTCGACAAATCATAGGGTT
Coding sequences within it:
- a CDS encoding acetyltransferase — protein: MSDSSLCDRNCSGVDDRIILRPVTLADLVLLRHWDAQPHIVAAKGNEDWEWEKELTKSPDWREQLIAEVDSRPIGYVEIIDPAREESHYWGDVPSALRAIDIWVGEERDLGKSYGTQMMQLALARCFADATVTAVLVDPLASNLRSHRFYERLGFQCIERRCFGLDDCCVYRLDRTVAAVLPQAEDA